The Phaseolus vulgaris cultivar G19833 chromosome 10, P. vulgaris v2.0, whole genome shotgun sequence DNA window TGCTGCTCCAACGACTTTTCAACCGCTTCCAAGACAAGGAGGTGGTGGACAGCTTGAGTGGCAACTTCACTCAGGATTGCGTGTTTGACGGCCTAGGGGACTTCATGGTCGCATCCAACCTTGCGCTGAATAGGGCCCAAGAGATCGAAGATCTCAAGGCTAGGATGGCGAAGCTTGAGAAAGAGATGTCCACCCAGGCCAAGACCTTTGCCAATCGCAAGACTGCAATGTATGTTGAGCTGGGAAGCCTTCGCCAAGCTGAGAAAGATGCCAAGAAAGATCTTCAAGATAAGAGTCAGGAGGCGGTCCAGCTAGAGGCGAAGATCTTGCCCCTTCGTACTAACGTGATTGAGCTAGAGGAGCTGGTGGCAGACATGAAGGGGAAGATGGCAAAGCTGGAGGAAAGGGGGACTCAGCGCGAGGTCTTGCTGGAACAAGTTGAGGGTGAGCTGGCTGAGAAAATCGAGTCCTTCAAAAAGACAAAGGAGGAGCTCACAAATGATGTCGCTGACGCTTATGGTGAGGGTTTTCCGGACGCCATTGCTCAGTTTGCCTGTGTGCATCTTGTGGTGGATCTTACCCCTTTCGATGAGTCCAAATGTGTCGTTGACGGGAAACTCGTGCTCAGAGTAACTATCTGTAATTGTCTTATTTGAAGAACAATCTGCCATTTCTAGTGCTTTGTACATATATCCTATAAGTATTTATCTTCTGTTTAATTGCCTGTTTCATTTGCTTTGATTTGCGTCCTTTTGCCCTTGCTTGCATTGACTTCAACTAACAACGTCTTCCGACCTAGGTTGCCCTTTAGATAGCACGCTTTGACTTTATACTTGTGTGCGCGGATCTCTTGACTGGCCTATCCTGGGTTCGAGGATAAATCCCTTTTTCTGTTCTTGATCTTTTTCTTGCGAAGTAGGGCAATTTGTTGATCTCATCCCTACATTCCTTGGATCGACGGGAATATCCCACTAGTAGCATGGGTGAACCACACCTGTTCTTGTCTTTGGTTTATGAATAGGGGAGAAGCGTATCCTCCCGACCTCGATCCTGCATCATGAAGGTAAGGGTGAACTTGACTGGTGAGCCATGCTGTTCGACCCTGGAGTTAATACGGAAGAGGGAGGTTCCCTATGGAATCACACTTCTCCCATCTTGGTGTCGCTTACTTGGGTGAACGGCTCTTACCGACCTCATCCTTGTTGTACAAAGTCAAGGGACAAGTTTCAACGTTTGAACCATGTTATTCCCAGCCTTGGTAATCTTGCGTAAGAGGGAGGTTCGTGATTGAACCGTACTATTCCCATCCTAGACGCATTACTTCAAGGAGGAGGTTCATTTCACCGGTGAACCATATTGTTCTTCCCCTTGGTGAGCTTACACGAGAGAGGTTTATTGCGAGAACCAAACTACCTCTACTCTTCGCGTATcacttcaagggagaggttcatttaactgccgaaccatactattctcgcCCTTGGTGAACTCATCCAAGAGGGAGGTTCGCTGAGGAACCATACTACTTCCGCTCTTGGCTTAATCACTACAAAGGAGAGGTTCATTTAACTGCAATGCACATTTCTTAACTGAATAACTGGAATTTGAttcgggtgacctcgttaaaaaacccttatgaGGGAAAAAGAATGCCCCCTTAAACATGTACAATgttaaaattaactaaaataaaacttcaggttggtcgcgttccaggtacgagggattgCGCTACCCTCTAATGTTTCGAGCttgtatgctccattcccaagggcctccgTTACTCTGAAAGgaccggtccacttgggagatagCTTGTTTTCTAACTGGTACGGGTGGGCCTTCCGCATTACCAGGTCAGCAACCTGGAACTGCTGAGGTTtcagcttggagttgtacttgtactccaccctccttttcaaggcttcagccttaatccttgcttcctccctcgcttcatccagtaggtccaggttcacctttctctcttcgttggactctGACCACGAAATTCTGGAAACGCGGTgagttctcctggatttccactagAATCATTGCGTCtgaaccatacaccaagctgaagggtGTTTCCCTGGTTGTGGATTGGGGAGTAGTGTGGTAGGCCCACACgattctaggaacttcttccGCCCAGGTCCCCTTGGCTttgtctagccttctcttcaaacctctgagcagaactcggttggcCGACTTGACCTGTctgttcgtctgggggtgttctactgatgcgaacacctgtttCACTCCCAGCTCTATACATAGTTTGCCCAATTGCTGCCTTGCAAATTGGGTACCATTATCAGATACCAACCTCTTCGGGATTCCGAAGCGGCACACTATATTTTTCCACACGAAGTGCTGGATTTTATAGGCTGTGATCTATGCCACTGGCTCAGCCTCGATCCACTTCGTGAAATACTCTATGGCAACcacaaggtacttcatctgtcgtACTGCCAAATGGAAAggccccagaatatcgattccccaggtatgaaatggccatgggctgtatatcGATCTCAACTCCTCTGGGGCGCCTTGTGCTTATCAAcatgttgttggcactgcttgcaccgcTGGGTGTATCtcgtgcaatcttccctcatggttgtCCAGTAATACCCTGCACGAATGGCCTTTGACGAGAGAGATCGGCCACCGATGTGGctaccgcatatcccttcatgtaGTTCTGCCATGATGCGCGTGCATTGTTCACCGTCTACGCATACCAATATAGAATGGGTGAATCCGTGCCTGAACAGTTTCCCAtcgatcagggtgtacttgctcaaatttttcttgatttttcgaGCTTCTACGAGTTCTAACGGGAGTACTTCATCGGCTAAGTAGCGCTGGTAGACCGTCATCCAGGTTTCTCCTGATTCAACCTGGTAAACTTGCGGCGCTATTTCCCCAGCAACTAGGTACTTGCTTATTCTGAGTGTTTTCACTGTCTCTTGCGTTAGcgaccgatgactcctcctCGTCCCTTCCGATGTGATAACCTGTTGAATTTCTGCCACATTGTCCGTGGTAGTTCGGGGtgtcttcagggtctcctgaatcaTCGTCCTCTGCTTGCctcccttgcccgaactggcgagctttgcaagcaagtcagctcaggcattctgttctctgggCACGTGGACTAACTAAAACACTTCGAACGACTCCTTCAGGACCTGGACATATTCCAGGTATGTggccatctgagggtctttaGCTTGGTATTCCCTCGTGACTTGGCCTGTAACTAACaaagagtcactctttgccaacaaCCCCttcgctcccatctccttagccaacaacattctcgcgatcagggcctcatactctacttggttgttgctggccttgaaagcGAACCGCAGGGTCTGCTCAATCAGCAACCCATATGGTCCTTCCAAGATAACACCAGCTCCactaccttgttggtttgaggaaccatcTACAAAGAGCACCCACCTGAAACCTGACCCTTCTTGGTGTGTGGCTGCCGAGGAGAGTTCCAATACGAAGTCAGCATAGATATGGCCCTTGACGGGGCCTCTAGATTCGTAGTGTATGTCAAATTCAGACAGTTCCACCGCCGATCGTGCCATTCTGCCTGCTACATCTGGCTTTTGCAGGACCTTGCGGATTGGAAGGTCTGTCATTACTATCACAGTAAAGCTCTAGAAGTAGTGACAAAGTCTTCTCGCTGAGAATACCACTGCTAAGGCTACTTTCTCTAAggcctggtatctcacctcTGGCCCCTGCAATACCTTGCTGATGAAATAGATTGGCCTTTGCACCTGGTCTTGCTCCTGCAATAGGACCGAACTAATCGCCTTCTCTATAACTGCGAAGTATAAGTGGAGTGGGGTACCTAGCTTTGACTTGCACAACACCAGTGGActggccaagtactccttcaattTTACAAATGCCTCCTCGCACTCACGGGTCCAAacgaacctgttgttcctcttcaggGACTGGAAATAGGGGTGTCCCTTGTTTCCCCCTGCCGATACGAATCTAAACAGAGCGGCCATGCGTCCTGCCAACTGCTGTACTTCTTTCACTGAGATTGGGCTTCTCATAGCTATTATGGCagcgcacttctcgggatttgcctctattcctcgttcagtgagtaggaaacccaagaacttacctgCCTCCACCCCGAACACGCACTTCTCCAAGTTCAGCTTTAGCCTGTACTTCGCTAtcgtggtgaatagctcttccaagtTAGCTACATGTTGCTCCTTCtgctgggaggtgaccaccatgtcatctacatatgcttGGACATTCCGCCCTAACATGGGCGCTGACACTCTATCCATCAGTCGTTGGTAGGTGGCCGATGCGTTCTTTAGCCCAAAGGGCATggccttatagcaatagcaagacagttccgtcatgaatgcggtcttgcattcgtccctggggtgcatcatgatctggttgTGACCAGAAAAGACTTTCAGGAAGTTGAGTAACCTGCATCCAGAGGCACTGTCCACCAAAGCATCAATACTAGGCAGCgggtaagaatcctttggacaggtcTTGTTGAGGTCCGTGaaatcaacacacatcctccattttccGTTGGCCTTTTTTACTAGTACCACGTTGGCTaaccactcggggtactggattttcCTGATGTGGCTAGCCTTCAGTAGCTTCTTCGTCTCTTCTCGTATGACCTAACGCTTTTCTTTGTTGAATTTTCGCCTTCTCTGGCGCACAGGTCggaccttggggtccatggtgagacgatgccacaggaaatcagggtctaTACCGGACATGTCAGCGGCGGTCCACGCGAACGCGTCAAGGTGTCGTGTTATGACCTCGGCAACCTGATCCTGTGACTCCTTGCTCAAGGATCGCCCAAGCTTGAACGTCTTCCCaccgatctccctctccaccACACCTCCTGCGGGCTCAGGTCGGTTTTCTCGGGTGACCTCTACGCAGGTCACTCCGTCTTCTCTTGGTGGTCTGGTAGTAATAGAAAACACCCccttgaggctgttttcatagcacctCTTCACcaccttctggtcagatttgatggtgatcattGCCCCTTCCAGGGAAGAcaatttcatcttcatatgcctcgtgGAGGGAACTGCTCCCAACCTATTTAAAGCTGGTCTTCCTAATAGTATATTATAGGCCTATGGAGCATTAACAATGAGGTACCTGATGTTGGTAGTGCGCAAAGATGCGCCATccgtgaacgttgtcctcaactcaatgtgtCCACAAACCTCCACCTGGTCCCCTGCAAAATTATACAAACATCCGGTGTAGGGCCTTAACTGGTCCGTGGACAACTGTAAGTGGTTGAAGGTCGTCAAGAACTTCACGTCGGCTGAACTTCCTCGGTCTATGAGGACACAGTGCACCCTCCTTCTTGCTGTGACTAGCAAAATTACCACCGAGTCATTATCATGAGGCACGACATCCCGGAGATCGGCCTTTGTGAAGGCAAGGTCGACATCGGGGATTTGGTCCACCTGCTGTACCTCCACCGTCAGCACGTCTCGCACGTACTTCTTTCGTTGGGAGACAGTGCACCCTCCCCCTGAGAATTCCCCAAAGATAGTGTTCACCTCCCCGTGAataggcacctcgtgcccctgatctgCCCCTACAGTTACCAACGTCTGGTCATCCTGCGGTTCTTGGAGATAATCCTTCAAGAAACCTCTTTTCACCAACTCGTCCAGTTGGTGTGGTTGGTGTGCTAAGGCCAAACAATTGCGTATGTAGTGCCCATTTGCCTCTTTGTTGGCACCTTCAGCCTTGCCGCTATGTTTGGGATAACGATTAACTCCTTGAGCTCCACTCGAAAATTATGCTTTTGGGAGCAAATCTCTTCGTACGCGAGTCCCGGCCTGAGTTCGTTCGTAAGGTTTTCCCGCCCCCTTCTTTTTCATGGTCGAGTCTCAGAAACTGAGACCGTGCAACTGTTCGAGATCGGACAGGACCGACACCGCCCCCTTCTTTTTCATGGTCACCCAGGTCGTGCAACTGCTCGAGATCGAACAGGATCGACAAGACCTTACTTTTGCTCACCCGAACGTCTTGCAAAACTAATAAGAAACTAATATTTTgtaatcaataaaatatttgtcttattataaaaaaattaaatttaaaattattcatatttatagtaaaaaaattgtatatactgataaattaactaatttaaaatttatttattaatataatacgtTGTTATAAGCTTTTTCatttagatttttataaaattataaaaaaattattgataaaaattaactaatttaaaatttatttatttatttattaatataataaaaaaaatttcatatattttgttattacattttttataaattatttatgaatatattaatataatacgtTTTCATAAGCTTTTCATTTATTTCATTTAGGttgttattaaaattatttataaatattaatgttcttttaaaatataaattttaatctaattttctatatttcttttttaataatattttttattttttaataaatttttttatttttttaataatattttttatttttttaataaatttttttcacataatgaaaaataattattattaattaagatATTAGTCTAAATGCATGATATCTAAATGTCGAGTTATTGTATAGTGATTCCTAATATCAgtaaaagcttttataaaaaaaaaaaagtgtacaacaATCTAAACGACTGAAGGAACATACAAGAATTcgaaatttaaatttgaaactaGCAAAGTTGTTAGAACATACACGTATTATGATTACCAGAGTTCATAGAATATacccatttttttcttcttcccaATATTCATAACCTTTAAGAAGATCCTAAAAGTTCCATATTATTTGTTTGTTATATAAAAAGTTTCTAGCTTGTTTATTAATCTTAAGGAAACGAAAAAAGGGTCTAAAATTCTCaagtttaaagaaaataattatcttGAAACATAAGATGAGATGAAACTGAAAAAATTAGACACGGAAAACGAGCATATCTCACTGATGCAATATGTGAAAATGTTACATATATTagttaaaaacaattcacccacAAATTAGTTTATAGCCATCAAGGTTGCTTCTCCTAGAAGATGTCCTTCTATGGCAACTTCCAATAACTTTTCCTTAGTCACCTGCAAAATCAATACtcaattataagaaaatcaccTTAAACTAACTAGTTTTGCTAAATCCTTTTATCCTATTAAAAAATAGGATCCAAAAATTATTAAGACGGTACAAACAAAACCAAACAAAAAAAAGAGTATacttacaatttatttaaaattcttaTCTCATCTAAAACTTATTAATTAAGAATGATTTTAGAAGTAGAAGTATCCCATATTATCATTAAAAgagtaaataaaattaagttaacAAATGAAAATgatacttattttaatatttatctcAAAGAGTAAAACTATTACGAAGGAAGGAGAATCAAAATGAACTACTTTAAACAAATCTGAGTGAATTCTAAAGTGAGCATAATTAAGCTCAACTTTTACGCGACTTCaattataaaattgtaattgcacattttattttcagtttctaaaataataataaaaacatttagTTCGCATATAGTTCAATATGttgatagaaaataaaattaggaTTAGAATAATATATTACACTAAATATTGGCTATGAACgtaattaacattttattttaaaattttcaacatTTAAAAGTTTACAGATTAAATTGTTTAGTTCAGATATAATTCAGCATgttaatagaaataaaattattgttaaaataatattaataattcaaTATGTTAGAGAATTATGTTTAGAGTAAAATATAGTACGTGTTAAAACTGGGCAAAGTCATTAAAGAAATTAGAGGACTAaatcttaaagaaaaaaaaaattgcacgaaatccaaatatttaatgcaaaaaaacttgtgaaataagtgtttttttttctagaattcCTAAATTTGCATAGTACCTTGTTCCCAAGGTGAACTTCTTTATCCAAAGCATAAAGCTTAAACTGGATTCTGTGGCCATGCGTGGGCAACTTAGGGCAACACCAACCCGGCACCTTCAAGTCATTGTTCCCTTCCTTGATCCCGGCGTAATCCCCACCCATCTCCTTCCCGGAGAACCCCTCCGGAAGCCCCTTCACTGTCGCCGGAATGTTCACCACAACCCATTGCGTCCAAGGCACAATGGGTCCCGAGGGGTCAGGCGCGTCGATGTCCTCCACAACCAGCGCCAAGGTCTGCGTGCCCTGAGGCAGGTTGTACCACTCCAACGGTGGGGATATGTTCTTCTTCGCCCCATGCCCCTCCTCAGTGAAGTTCCGCGGTAGCTTCCCCTCGTTGCTGATCGCCGGTGACACTAGCCTGAACTCCTCGCTGCCGTCGCTAGCCATAGTTGTTATCTTGCACAAtcttaaagaaaacaaatagaaagctgtcttgtttttttcttcttgtgtGTTTTCTTGGTTGTTTACAGAGTATgttaattaagttatttataGATGGATGAGTTTCCGGAAGCGGTGGGTGTGTAAGACGAACGTGTTGTGACGTCGAGAGAAAGTGGAGAAGAATCGTTGGGAACGCGACGCGTGGTTGAATTCGTGGAAGCTGCTGGAGCGTTCTTCAAGGATCTAACTCGTCAAAGCAAAGATAGAATCCGAGAGTATGCTTTGTTTCGTCTTTATCTATTCTATgccattattaaattaattgtcaATAATTGGAGATAAATATTTGTTTACAGACAAGTGTCAACATGAAAATAAAATCAGAGTACGCAAGAAAAGACAGGTACCGTCAATGTAGGCTATATGTACAAAAAATTAGCATCTTTGTAAGGGGTGTAAATTCATTACATAATGTACAACACCAAGACCATTTTCAAAaagcatattttttttaataagcgAGTATAATTAGTGGGAAAgatacatttttttcttcaaaatgaaCTATTTTAGATCTTatactttaaatatataatttatataaattttattgacTTAAAAAGTGGTGGAATTGTATATATGTAAAAAGTTTTATCTATGACATTGATGAGTGAATATCTATTTCTactactttttattgaatttgttgAATAATTAGTAGAAACCATGACGGTCGAGTTAATTCGATCATAGGATTTGGTCAAGTCGGTCTATTGTAAAAGTTATGGTAGTCGAGTTCGTTCAATCTTAGGATTTGGTCAAGTCGGCCTATTGTAATAGTCATGGCAGTCGAGTTCGTTCAATCTTAGGATTCGGTCAAGTTAGTTTGTTTGTAGAAACTGTAACGATCGAGTTGGTCCAATCATATAATTCGTCTAAATCAGTCCGTTTGTAGAAGTTATGACAGGCGAGTTGGTCTGATCCTAGGATTTGGCCAAGTTGGTCCGTTTGGCCAAGTCGAGTCGATTTGTTTGTAGATGTTAGAATTAATGacctaaacaagagggggggggtggtggtgaattgtttgacaaaagattttcacaaagattggATAAGAATGAAGTTTTATCAACACTCACAGAAAGAGTaatcaaggaagccaaacaaacaaagcaatTGAAACTATTTGCAGAAAAACAAACGgttgaaacttcgttttaaccggttgtttatagtAGCAGAAACAACACaatcaaatcaaacagtttataatgagtgagagagagagagattacaccattaatttatactggttcactcaacctctAAACTACATCCAGTCCACAGAACAACCGCTGGGTTTTCCACTAGCAATCAATCAAAGATTACACACACTCAaagccacaaagaggtgatcttgataaCTCGAACGTAGGGAATGTCTCTTTCAAGAGCATAACATATTGTAAATATGAGgccatctgcggatctttgGCCTGGTACTCGCCCGTAACTTGTCCAGTCACCAGCAGTGAGTCACTCTTTACCAATAGACTTTGAgcgcccatctctttggccagtaGCATTCCTACCAACAAGGCTTCGTACTCAACTTGGTTattactggctttgaaagcgaacctcagggcctgctcgattagAAATccgtttggtccttccaggatgatACCAGCTCCACTGCCTTGCTGGTTAGAGGACCCGTCCACGGAGAGGACCCATTAGAAGTCTCCACTGTCTAGCTGGGTGGTtgccgaggagagctctactGCAAAATCAACGTAGACTGACCCTTAATAGgtcctctgggctcatactgcaCATAAAACTCGGACAGTTCGACCCCCCAGTGCACCATCCGACCTGCCACATTAGGTTTTTGCAAGACTTTATGGATGGGAAGGTCGGTCATCACAATCACTGTGAAGCTCTGGATGTAGTGGCAGAGCCTCCGAGCTGCAAATACCACTGCTAAGGTCGCCTTCTCAATGGCCTGATAGCGCACTTCGGGCCCCTGCAACACTTTGCTAACAAAATACACGGGCCTCTAGACGTAATCCTGCTCTTGTACTATGACCGAGCTGATCGCTCGATCTGTGACTGCGAAGTAAAGACGAAGGGCAACACCTAGcaacggtttgcacagaacAGGCAGgctggccaggtactcctttagcttgaGGAACGCCTCTTTGCACTCGTTGGTCCATACGAAAAGATTGTTCCTC harbors:
- the LOC137816824 gene encoding uncharacterized protein codes for the protein MIQETLKTPRTTTDNVAEIQQVITSEGTRRSHRSLTQETVKTLRISKYLVAGEIAPQVYQVESGETWMTVYQRYLADEVLPLELVEARKIKKNLSKYTLIDGKLFRHGFTHSILVCVDGEQCTRIMAELHEGICGSHIGGRSLSSKAIRAGYYWTTMREDCTRYTQRCKQCQQHVDKHKAPQRS
- the LOC137816840 gene encoding uncharacterized protein produces the protein MTDLPIRKVLQKPDVAGRMARSAVELSEFDIHYESRGPVKGHIYADFVLELSSAATHQEGSGFRWVLFVDGSSNQQGSGAGVILEGPYGLLIEQTLRFAFKASNNQVEYEALIARMLLAKEMGAKGLLAKSDSLLVTGQVTREYQAKDPQMATYLEYVQVLKESFEVF
- the LOC137819237 gene encoding uncharacterized protein codes for the protein MASDGSEEFRLVSPAISNEGKLPRNFTEEGHGAKKNISPPLEWYNLPQGTQTLALVVEDIDAPDPSGPIVPWTQWVVVNIPATVKGLPEGFSGKEMGGDYAGIKEGNNDLKVPGWCCPKLPTHGHRIQFKLYALDKEVHLGNKVTKEKLLEVAIEGHLLGEATLMAIN